The following coding sequences are from one Epilithonimonas vandammei window:
- a CDS encoding PadR family transcriptional regulator, whose amino-acid sequence MNTENTKAQMRKGILEFCILSLIQQREMYVSDLIESLKKGKLDVVEGTLYPLLTRLKNGEFLAYRWEESTSGPPRKYYQITEKGSLFLAELQTTWQELTDSVNQITSNSHSQN is encoded by the coding sequence ATGAATACCGAGAACACAAAAGCGCAAATGCGTAAAGGAATTCTGGAATTCTGTATTTTGAGTCTTATTCAACAACGCGAAATGTATGTTTCCGACCTGATAGAATCTCTCAAAAAAGGAAAACTGGATGTAGTGGAAGGAACTCTTTATCCTCTCCTTACAAGATTGAAAAACGGCGAATTCCTCGCTTACAGATGGGAAGAATCTACAAGTGGACCGCCCAGAAAGTATTATCAGATTACTGAAAAAGGAAGTCTCTTCCTAGCAGAATTACAAACCACCTGGCAGGAACTGACAGATTCCGTCAACCAAATCACATCAAACTCTCACTCTCAAAACTAA